A genomic region of bacterium contains the following coding sequences:
- a CDS encoding mechanosensitive ion channel, whose amino-acid sequence MRQRWIVVCLLACWWNGLFAQRDAGSRSSSGAQSANSGLPADTTRMRFDRSFGRRSIYEQVLPIGEKLALSDFILRIERIDDQINSIADSTRLRFEVVGLSRRIDKITQDINLIRQNTRGRTPSLNMKNLFLYQNLAFELDQENARLQMRTTALYDRVYRAKVNLKAVLSDTVFKRPYTNKGPQNELDFKLLRLKRKWTRTDSLTRVSIDSLNSIKIRIADNSMNLSSMLNMMEFRLDRAGQQLVGPETSVIWRKAVSRLSPVESGRKPVPILTGEQKAIGYYLRHTKGERVAILVLAGLLLLWLYGKRNLLKRIAGQRDQFAFLHMRYLTTHPILALLLVVLCVMLFFDVYAPSSFSAVEHLLILAPASVLFCKLEERRFSRCWIGLGLLFLALFITQLALEPSLAVRIGLLILYAATLWLAIRFLRALKQWRPKAEWIKVAVRIGIVLVGLAMVCNIFGRITLSGILGFAGLYAMTQAMVLPVFFAIVIELIVLQMQSSRMKQGIHHSFEIAPVIKKINTPLFLIAALLWVIMLAANLNLYHVLYHQLVQFLTITRTIGSISYKLISVLWLFAVIWLAHILQWLVSFFFGDPGNDADDLSPLAKKQQSRLLILRLLVLTGGYLLAVAASGLPLDKLTILLGALGIGVGMGLQNVVNNFVSGIILIFEGAFQIGDQIEISGQEGKVKEIGLRASTLSTADGADVIIPNGSILSQNIVNWTYSNDDKRVLIHFALSGKALDADLINEVIHTTLAAIPQVAAKRKPVILYKRVTQDSCWLTVRFWSTVHQADAVKSEAMLRLSAAFTAHKIEFK is encoded by the coding sequence ATGAGACAAAGATGGATTGTCGTGTGTCTGCTGGCCTGTTGGTGGAATGGACTGTTCGCCCAACGCGATGCCGGTTCACGCTCATCATCCGGCGCACAATCAGCGAACAGCGGTCTGCCTGCGGATACAACCAGGATGCGCTTTGATCGCTCCTTCGGCCGGCGTTCGATCTATGAACAAGTGTTGCCGATCGGAGAAAAATTGGCGTTGAGTGATTTTATTCTGAGAATAGAGAGGATAGACGATCAGATCAATTCCATTGCCGACAGCACACGGCTGAGATTTGAGGTTGTGGGGTTGAGCCGGCGTATCGATAAAATTACTCAAGACATCAACCTCATTCGGCAGAATACCCGGGGGCGTACTCCTTCGCTGAACATGAAAAATCTCTTTCTCTATCAGAATCTCGCTTTCGAGCTGGATCAGGAGAACGCTCGACTCCAGATGCGCACCACGGCTCTATATGATCGAGTGTATCGCGCCAAGGTGAATTTAAAGGCTGTTCTATCCGATACGGTATTCAAACGCCCCTACACCAACAAAGGCCCGCAGAACGAGTTAGACTTTAAGCTCCTGCGCCTAAAACGAAAATGGACGCGCACCGATTCATTGACGCGAGTCAGCATCGACAGTCTCAATTCTATCAAAATCAGGATTGCGGACAATTCCATGAACTTGTCCTCCATGCTCAACATGATGGAATTCCGGTTGGACCGAGCTGGACAACAGCTGGTTGGCCCTGAAACCAGCGTGATATGGCGTAAAGCGGTCTCCCGTCTCTCACCCGTTGAATCAGGGCGAAAGCCGGTCCCTATTCTTACCGGCGAGCAAAAAGCCATCGGCTATTATCTCAGGCATACAAAGGGCGAGCGGGTGGCGATCCTGGTTCTGGCCGGCCTGCTGCTTCTTTGGCTGTACGGCAAACGGAACCTGCTGAAAAGAATTGCCGGGCAGAGAGACCAGTTTGCCTTTCTGCACATGCGCTATTTGACCACCCATCCGATCCTTGCTCTGCTGCTGGTTGTATTGTGCGTGATGCTCTTTTTCGATGTTTACGCGCCCAGCTCGTTCAGCGCGGTTGAACATTTGTTGATTCTGGCGCCGGCGTCGGTCCTTTTCTGTAAACTGGAGGAGCGCCGGTTCTCGAGGTGCTGGATCGGCCTGGGGCTGCTGTTCTTGGCCCTGTTCATCACCCAACTCGCCCTTGAACCCTCGTTGGCGGTCAGAATAGGGCTTTTGATCCTGTACGCAGCCACGCTTTGGCTGGCCATCCGTTTTCTCAGAGCGCTCAAGCAGTGGCGGCCAAAGGCGGAATGGATCAAAGTCGCCGTCCGCATCGGCATAGTGCTAGTCGGTTTGGCCATGGTGTGCAATATTTTCGGCAGGATTACTCTCTCGGGAATTCTTGGGTTTGCCGGACTTTATGCCATGACTCAAGCAATGGTGTTGCCGGTGTTCTTTGCCATCGTGATCGAATTGATCGTCCTGCAGATGCAGAGCAGCCGGATGAAACAGGGCATTCATCATTCGTTTGAGATCGCTCCGGTTATCAAAAAAATCAACACGCCGCTGTTTCTAATCGCCGCTCTCCTTTGGGTGATCATGCTGGCAGCCAATTTGAATCTGTATCATGTACTCTATCACCAGTTGGTTCAATTTCTCACCATCACCAGAACCATTGGCAGCATCTCGTATAAACTGATCAGCGTACTCTGGCTGTTCGCTGTAATCTGGCTGGCCCATATTCTGCAATGGCTGGTCAGCTTTTTCTTCGGGGATCCCGGAAATGATGCGGATGACTTGAGCCCGCTCGCCAAGAAACAGCAATCGAGGTTGTTGATTCTTCGTTTATTGGTGTTGACCGGTGGATACCTGTTGGCGGTCGCCGCATCGGGATTGCCCCTGGATAAGTTGACGATCCTGCTCGGCGCTCTGGGCATCGGCGTCGGTATGGGCCTGCAAAATGTGGTGAACAATTTTGTCTCAGGCATCATTTTGATTTTTGAAGGCGCTTTTCAGATCGGCGACCAGATCGAAATCAGCGGCCAGGAGGGCAAAGTCAAAGAGATCGGCCTGCGGGCCAGTACGTTGAGCACCGCCGATGGGGCGGACGTGATCATACCCAACGGCAGCATTCTGTCGCAAAATATCGTCAACTGGACCTATAGCAACGACGACAAACGGGTGTTAATCCATTTCGCCCTGTCCGGGAAAGCATTGGATGCCGATCTGATCAATGAGGTCATTCATACCACCCTGGCGGCTATTCCGCAAGTGGCAGCCAAACGAAAACCCGTCATTCTCTATAAGCGGGTAACGCAGGATTCCTGCTGGCTGACCGTGCGCTTCTGGAGCACGGTTCATCAGGCTGACGCAGTGAAAAGCGAAGCGATGCTGCGGCTTAGTGCCGCTTTTACCGCACACAAGATCGAATT